A stretch of DNA from Acidobacteriota bacterium:
GCCGACGGGAGCGGTGTGGGCGAACCCGTCGACGTAGTTGGGGACGATCTTCCATTTCGGATTGAGGCGCTTCACCGTCTCGTCGGCGAAATTCCCGACGAGAACCGGCCCCGGCGGCTCATTCCCCCATGGGTATCGCCGGCCGTCGCTCCCGCGCGCGGCGCGCTCCCACTCGGCCTCGGTCGGAAGTCGCTTGCCGACCCACGCGCAGTAGGCGTACGCGTCGAACCAGTTCACGCCGTTGACGGGCTTCACATCGGCGTTCCACTCCAGATCGTCCCACCAGAGGGCGGGGGGAGTGTGATCGCTCCCCGGGGGCTCGAGCGGCGAGCAGCTGTTCGGGTGGAGCGTCCGGGCGGCCACGACGAACTTCCTGTACTCCGCGTTGGTCGTCTCGAAACGATCGATGCGGAACGCCTTGACCGAGACCTTGCGGACGGGGCGCTCCTCGGGGAAGGCGACCATGTCGTTCGGATCGGCCCCCATCCGGAACTCGCCGGCTGGGACGAGGACGGTCACGGAGCCCGTCCCGGCGCCCGGCGAAGGAGCCGGCGAGGCGCCCGGTCCCGCGGGCGCCGAGACCGCGACCAGGAGGAGCGAGGCGGCGGCGACCGTCCACGGGATGCGCGCCAGAGGTCTCACGCCGGGCATCTTCGAGGCGCGCGCCGGCCGTGTCAAGGCGCGCTCACCCGATGACCCCCATGACGCGTGCCGTCAGCTCCGTGTGATCGACTCCCGCCGCGCGATCCATCTCGGCGAGCCAGGCGGGAAGCTCGACGCGCTTCCTGAACTCCAGCGAGTGAAGCGAGAGCGACTCGTCGCCGAGAGCCCGTTCCCAGAGAGACCACCACGGCGCGACGCGGCGCGCCACGGGCTCGACGATGACGAGGGGGCGGCTGGTGCGGCCGCCGATCATCAGATCGTGCAGCAGCGTCTCGCGCGAGGGTTCCGGGAGCTCGTTGAGCGTGTAGGCGAGGATGACCGCGTCGTCGCCGCGAAGGGGCGAGGCCGCCTCGGGGCGCTTCGACCGCCGGGCGGGGGGAGTCGAGGGGGCGGACCCGATCTTTAAGATGGCCGGGCGCGCGGCGCTCCCCCCCGCTCCCGCCGCTCCACCGAGATCGAGCCGGCGCGTCTCGCTGCGCAGGCCGAACGCCCGGTACGTCGCGGCCGCTTCGTCGAGGGGGAAGGATGCGCGATCGACTCCGACGATCTTGAGCCCCGGGGCGGCCGCGCCGCGGGCGGGGCCCGTCTCGAGCGCCGCCGAGAAGCGCTGCGCGAGCCCCCATGCGGCCCCTCCCACCCCGGTGCCGCAGCCGAGATCCCACAGACGCGCGAACGGGAGGGCGTCGAACTCGATCTCGCGGACGGCGTGGTAGATGGTCAGGAAGTGGAGCGGCGCGAAGAAGAGGGCGAAGCCGGCCCGCTTGCCGGCGCCGTCGAAGGCCCCGCCCCCCGAGGGAGCGAGCCGCCCCCTCCGCGCGACATATAAAGAGGAGAGGGCCTGCACCCCCTTCCGGATCTCGGGGAAGGTGAGATCGCGGCTGAACTTCTGCACGAGCGAGCGGTGCCACGCGTCGAAGATCTCGCGCGGTCCTTCATCGAGGTACGGCTCCATCGCGCCAGAATACATCGCGAGTGGCGGGCGTTAGAACAGATCGAGCTGAGTGGTCCCGTCGTCCGCCGGAGCGCGCCCCGTGACGGCGTCGAACGAGAGGCCGAGGTGAACGAGAACCGCCTCGGCGACGGGTCGGATCTGCCTGTCGATGTAGTGCTCGTAGTCGAAGGAGCCCGTGCGCGTCGCCGCGGGCTCCGGCCCGTTCGAGGTCATGACGTACTCGATCAGCCCCGAGGGCCTCCCCGGCATCAGCCGCGCCGCCCTCACATGCGGCGGCGTCGTCGCGGTGTACTCGGCGATGTCCTTCCGGAGCGCCTTCCGGTACACGAGGTGCTCGTCGTGGCGCCCGGCCCTCAAATCGTCGATGAACTCCCGCACGTACGCGGTCACCTCCTCCCCTCGGAACAGGCGCTCGAAGAGGCCGCGCTGGAAGATCTTCGCCGCCTCCGTCCAGTCGCGTCTCACCATCTCCATCCCCGTGAAGACGATCTCCTCGCGCCCGTTCTCCTCGACGAGCCCGGCGTAGCGCTTCCTCGCCCCGGCGGTGCCGTGCCTCACCGCCGGAAGGAAGAGGCGCAGGTACAGACGCTGGAACTGGAGCTCGAGGCGGCTCC
This window harbors:
- a CDS encoding formylglycine-generating enzyme family protein, with amino-acid sequence MRPLARIPWTVAAASLLLVAVSAPAGPGASPAPSPGAGTGSVTVLVPAGEFRMGADPNDMVAFPEERPVRKVSVKAFRIDRFETTNAEYRKFVVAARTLHPNSCSPLEPPGSDHTPPALWWDDLEWNADVKPVNGVNWFDAYAYCAWVGKRLPTEAEWERAARGSDGRRYPWGNEPPGPVLVGNFADETVKRLNPKWKIVPNYVDGFAHTAPVGSFPKGASPYGVEDMAGNVWEWVADWWEPNAYGDPNAPPTGVAKDPKGPESGTARVLRGGSWDATGNFLRVSARHSQTPTYKGISLGIRCAQDVP